The following are encoded together in the Geobacter sulfurreducens PCA genome:
- the rpsA gene encoding 30S ribosomal protein S1: protein MIDNENNVNEPAEEESFAELFEKSNRRTERLRPGSKVDARVLKIGAEWVFLDIGSKGEGVMERKELLDKDGNLTVAEGDTIPVWFVKVERNEMRFTTKVGTGQAGLSALEDAYRAGIPVEGNVEKEIKGGFEIKVGGTVRAFCPYSQISLRRAANPAEFVGRQLLFKVVEFAERGRNIVLSHRAILEEEERQKREALKDTLKEGTTLTGTVTRLMPFGAFVDIGGVEGLIPISEAGWSRVKEIGDVLSVGEQVTALVKRIDWENNKISLSLRDVQADPWEGIAERFPEGSYHTGTVARLAPFGAFVTLAPGIDGLIHISKLGAGKRIAHPREVLKEGDAVEVTVEGVDRESRRLSLALAATKRAAEEEERSIAEFRGKGAAQTKDSMGTFGDILKAQLDDKK from the coding sequence ATGATCGACAACGAAAACAACGTAAACGAGCCGGCCGAGGAGGAGAGCTTCGCCGAGCTCTTCGAAAAGAGCAATCGCAGGACCGAGCGGCTGCGGCCAGGCTCAAAGGTGGACGCACGGGTGCTCAAGATCGGCGCCGAGTGGGTCTTCCTCGATATCGGCAGCAAGGGTGAAGGGGTCATGGAGCGCAAGGAGCTCCTGGACAAGGACGGCAATCTGACGGTCGCCGAAGGGGACACCATCCCGGTCTGGTTCGTGAAGGTTGAGCGGAACGAGATGCGCTTCACCACCAAGGTCGGCACGGGGCAGGCGGGCCTGTCCGCCCTGGAGGACGCCTATCGTGCCGGCATCCCCGTGGAGGGGAACGTCGAGAAGGAGATCAAGGGGGGCTTCGAGATCAAGGTCGGCGGTACCGTCCGCGCTTTCTGCCCCTATTCGCAGATTTCGCTCCGCCGGGCGGCCAATCCGGCCGAATTCGTGGGACGCCAGCTCCTGTTCAAGGTGGTGGAATTCGCCGAGCGCGGACGCAACATCGTCCTTTCCCACCGCGCGATCCTTGAGGAGGAAGAGCGGCAGAAGCGCGAGGCGTTGAAGGATACTCTCAAGGAGGGCACGACCCTAACCGGCACCGTGACCCGTCTCATGCCTTTCGGCGCGTTCGTCGACATCGGCGGTGTTGAGGGGCTCATTCCCATTTCCGAGGCCGGTTGGAGCCGGGTGAAGGAGATCGGCGACGTCCTGTCCGTGGGTGAGCAGGTGACCGCCCTGGTGAAGCGGATCGACTGGGAGAACAACAAGATATCTCTCAGCCTCCGCGATGTTCAGGCCGACCCCTGGGAGGGGATTGCCGAGCGCTTCCCGGAAGGGTCCTACCACACGGGAACCGTGGCGCGGCTCGCTCCGTTCGGCGCTTTTGTAACTCTTGCCCCGGGCATCGACGGACTCATCCACATCTCCAAGCTCGGTGCCGGCAAGCGGATAGCCCATCCCCGGGAGGTGCTCAAGGAGGGTGACGCCGTTGAGGTAACGGTCGAGGGTGTAGACCGCGAGAGCCGCCGTCTTTCCCTTGCGCTGGCCGCCACCAAGCGAGCGGCAGAGGAAGAGGAGCGGAGCATTGCCGAATTCCGCGGTAAGGGCGCGGCGCAGACCAAGGATTCCATGGGAACGTTCGGCGACATTCTCAAGGCCCAGCTCGACGACAAGAAGTAG
- a CDS encoding HsmA family protein produces MIKAGITFMVLALVFYTYAVFSGRKEGLHAKHLLVFGAGLLFDYLGTHQMSLYARTFGKAPEWHNLTGILSLAGMAFHFLLALAAAFARKTERINHTFHRVSLTIYTLWCIAFASGAIAGMLKAAKH; encoded by the coding sequence ATGATCAAGGCCGGAATCACGTTCATGGTGCTGGCTCTCGTCTTCTACACCTACGCGGTCTTCAGCGGCAGGAAAGAGGGACTCCACGCCAAGCATCTGCTGGTCTTCGGCGCGGGGCTGCTGTTCGACTACCTGGGAACCCATCAGATGAGCCTCTACGCCAGGACCTTCGGCAAGGCCCCCGAATGGCACAACCTTACCGGCATCCTGTCCCTTGCGGGTATGGCCTTTCACTTTTTACTGGCTCTCGCGGCGGCGTTCGCCCGCAAGACCGAGCGGATCAACCACACCTTTCACCGGGTGAGTCTCACCATCTACACCCTCTGGTGCATCGCCTTCGCCAGCGGAGCCATCGCCGGAATGCTGAAGGCGGCTAAACACTAG
- a CDS encoding potassium/proton antiporter: MTPFEYLLLGVSLLLLVSILASKVSSRLGVPALLLFLLVGMLAGSDGPGGFQFDNPVLVQSLGIVALAYILFAGGLDTNWRSVRPVLGRALILSTLGVFVTALLVGWFVHAVLDFSLLEGLLVGAIVSSTDAAAVFSVLRSRNVSLSGELKPLLELESGSNDPMAVFLTVAIISLLVDPGAKLYHLPLLVLWQMVVGGAAGYLLGKGGVLLINRLRLEYEGLYSVLTLTLVLLIYSGTVLLKGNGFLAVYAAGLVMGNSSFVQKKSLVRFHDGLAWLMQITMFLILGLQVFPSHLVPVTLVGLCTAAFLMLVARPVSVFATLLFTPMTVREKTMISWVGLRGAVPIVLATFPLMAGVGKAEMIFNVVFFIVCSSALLQGSTIPLAARWLGLDAPMLAKRRRPFEFEASDEGKGELVEIEISPVSLAVNRQIVDLHLPAGSLIVLIQRRGEFVVPGGGTLIEAGDTVHLLADRERIDEIRAMFETPS, from the coding sequence ATGACCCCATTCGAATATCTACTTTTAGGTGTTTCCCTTCTGTTGCTGGTGAGCATCCTCGCCAGCAAGGTATCGAGCCGCCTGGGAGTTCCGGCACTTCTTCTCTTCCTCCTGGTGGGGATGCTGGCCGGTTCCGACGGACCGGGCGGCTTTCAGTTCGACAATCCGGTCCTCGTCCAGTCACTTGGCATTGTTGCTCTGGCCTATATCCTTTTTGCCGGAGGACTCGACACCAACTGGCGATCAGTCCGGCCGGTGCTGGGCCGGGCATTGATCCTCTCTACCCTGGGAGTGTTCGTTACGGCATTGCTGGTCGGCTGGTTTGTTCATGCGGTCCTTGACTTTTCGTTGCTCGAGGGGCTGCTGGTGGGGGCCATTGTCTCCTCCACCGATGCTGCTGCTGTGTTTTCGGTGCTCCGTTCTCGCAACGTGAGTCTCAGCGGTGAGCTGAAACCGCTTCTCGAACTGGAGTCGGGCAGCAACGATCCCATGGCGGTCTTCCTGACCGTTGCCATTATTTCCCTGCTTGTGGATCCCGGAGCCAAGCTCTACCATCTCCCCCTGCTGGTCCTGTGGCAAATGGTGGTCGGCGGGGCTGCGGGTTATCTCCTGGGCAAGGGGGGAGTTCTTCTGATCAACCGGCTTCGCCTGGAGTACGAAGGTCTCTACTCGGTGCTCACCCTGACCCTGGTGCTTCTGATTTACAGCGGCACCGTCCTGCTGAAAGGAAACGGCTTTCTTGCGGTCTACGCTGCGGGGCTGGTCATGGGGAACAGCTCCTTTGTGCAGAAAAAGAGCTTGGTCCGGTTCCACGACGGTCTTGCCTGGCTGATGCAGATTACCATGTTTCTGATTCTCGGCCTGCAGGTTTTTCCCTCTCATCTCGTTCCTGTGACACTCGTGGGGCTGTGTACGGCTGCGTTTCTCATGCTGGTGGCCCGGCCCGTCAGCGTTTTTGCGACGCTTCTCTTTACCCCCATGACCGTTCGGGAAAAGACGATGATCTCGTGGGTCGGCTTGCGCGGAGCGGTCCCGATCGTGCTTGCCACTTTTCCGCTGATGGCCGGTGTTGGCAAGGCGGAGATGATCTTCAACGTTGTCTTTTTTATTGTCTGTTCCTCGGCGCTTCTCCAGGGGTCCACGATCCCCCTGGCCGCCCGCTGGCTTGGCCTGGATGCACCAATGCTCGCCAAACGCCGGCGTCCTTTCGAGTTCGAGGCGTCCGACGAGGGTAAAGGAGAGTTGGTCGAAATTGAGATTTCGCCCGTTTCGTTAGCCGTGAATCGCCAGATCGTCGATCTCCACCTCCCGGCGGGATCGCTTATCGTCCTGATCCAGAGACGAGGGGAGTTCGTTGTCCCCGGTGGCGGAACACTCATTGAGGCGGGGGACACGGTGCACCTCCTGGCCGACCGCGAGCGTATCGACGAGATACGAGCCATGTTCGAGACGCCGTCGTGA
- a CDS encoding thermonuclease family protein encodes MKNTLWLGVTLLLMGLILALYLLTPERSPGPLKSSVPPAGDRVITVKDGDTVVIAPAGGGKPYPCRLYGIDTPETPKKRKQGQPYGQEAADELSSLVLGKEVKVLLTGDTTYNRQVGTIEVDGVNVNLEMVRRGYAWAYVQYLRRPHVSEYREAEEDARRQRLGLWQDHNPVPPWEFRKRQRLQKLD; translated from the coding sequence ATGAAGAACACGCTCTGGCTCGGGGTGACGCTCCTGCTTATGGGGCTCATCCTGGCGCTCTACCTGCTTACCCCCGAGCGGTCTCCAGGACCGCTGAAATCCTCCGTCCCCCCCGCCGGGGACCGGGTTATCACGGTGAAGGACGGCGACACGGTGGTCATCGCCCCGGCAGGGGGCGGCAAGCCTTACCCCTGCAGACTCTACGGCATTGATACGCCCGAAACTCCGAAAAAACGGAAACAGGGGCAGCCGTACGGACAGGAAGCGGCCGACGAGCTGAGCTCTCTCGTGCTCGGCAAGGAGGTGAAGGTTCTCCTGACCGGCGACACGACCTATAATCGCCAGGTGGGGACTATCGAGGTGGATGGGGTGAACGTGAATCTGGAGATGGTGCGTCGGGGTTATGCCTGGGCCTATGTCCAGTACCTGCGGAGGCCCCACGTGTCCGAGTACCGCGAGGCCGAAGAGGACGCGCGCCGGCAACGGCTCGGGCTCTGGCAGGATCACAACCCCGTGCCGCCATGGGAGTTTCGCAAGCGACAGAGGCTCCAGAAGCTTGACTAA
- a CDS encoding LysE family translocator: MTNLSVFLVSVVLVTVAPGPDIIQVLTRGVSQGRMAGLAAAAGFSTGCIFHTTLAAVGVSALIRSSDVAFTLIKLAGACYLVYIGIGALRNRGASLVGEPAGFDALGVIYRQSIVANILNPKVTLFFLAFLPQFVSPASATPGFQLMGLGIIFMVVTIIIFGSVALFAGLIGDWLRRRPAVAGRLQALAGVTFIGLGIRVALPDVR; encoded by the coding sequence ATGACAAATCTCAGTGTGTTCCTTGTTTCCGTTGTCCTCGTCACCGTTGCGCCGGGGCCCGATATCATCCAGGTTCTCACCCGGGGAGTAAGCCAGGGGCGGATGGCCGGCTTGGCTGCCGCGGCCGGTTTCAGCACCGGCTGTATCTTCCACACGACCCTGGCGGCAGTGGGGGTGTCGGCCCTCATTCGGTCCTCCGACGTGGCATTCACCCTGATCAAGCTTGCCGGGGCCTGTTATCTGGTCTACATCGGCATCGGGGCGCTGCGGAACCGGGGGGCATCCCTGGTGGGCGAGCCGGCCGGCTTCGACGCCTTGGGGGTCATCTACCGCCAGAGCATCGTGGCAAACATCCTCAATCCCAAGGTAACCCTCTTTTTTCTCGCGTTCCTGCCCCAGTTCGTGTCCCCCGCGTCGGCCACTCCAGGCTTTCAGCTCATGGGGCTCGGCATCATCTTCATGGTCGTCACCATCATCATCTTTGGCTCCGTGGCCCTTTTTGCGGGGCTCATCGGGGACTGGCTCCGACGTCGGCCTGCCGTTGCCGGACGGCTCCAGGCCCTGGCCGGCGTTACCTTCATCGGCCTCGGCATCCGCGTGGCATTGCCCGATGTCCGCTGA
- the serA gene encoding phosphoglycerate dehydrogenase, whose product MKIIVTDEVAQEGLALLAQDPRVELDVKLGLKKEELLAIIGDYDVIITRSGTTVNRELLDAGKKLRLVARAGVGIDNVDVDYASSRGVIVVNAPFGNTNSAAEHAMALLLSFCRNVTRANGSLKSGEWKRAPFTGYELKGKTAGVIGLGKVGGRVATRLKAFECDVLACDPYIAVKRAHDLGVKLVSHDEIYKNCDIITVHTPLTDETRNMIGERELAMMKDGVIIVNAARGGIIEEAALLKYLESGKVAGAAVDVFSEEPPKSEYLKKLIGHERVVVTPHLGANTFEAQVNVAVDVSREILNYLDDQPLENAVNIPRFDLALMDQMRPFLNLMNTLCEFGIQLLDANISKIVFGFSGSIAHYDCTPLTVCGLASILNRMVDQDVNMVNASLIAEGMGIVVEESKTTHADAFSNLITIVVEGEGGKRRTISGTLFEGLPRIVRLRDYSMDFAPEEHMLLLHYADRPGMIGKIGTIMGQHEINIASMNLGRSEKKGEAMVILSLDSAVPPQVLEEVRAATDATFIKAIHMPGARCSRSCGCTA is encoded by the coding sequence ATGAAAATCATCGTTACTGACGAGGTGGCTCAAGAAGGATTGGCACTTCTTGCCCAGGATCCGCGTGTTGAGCTCGATGTGAAGCTCGGCCTCAAGAAGGAGGAACTCCTCGCAATAATCGGCGATTACGACGTCATCATCACCCGCAGCGGCACCACCGTGAATCGGGAGCTTCTGGACGCGGGGAAAAAGCTGAGGCTCGTGGCCCGGGCGGGCGTGGGCATCGACAACGTTGACGTTGACTACGCAAGTTCCCGCGGCGTCATCGTGGTGAACGCTCCTTTCGGCAATACCAACAGCGCGGCCGAGCATGCCATGGCGCTGCTGCTCTCCTTCTGCCGCAACGTGACCCGCGCCAACGGCAGCCTGAAGAGCGGCGAGTGGAAGCGGGCTCCGTTCACCGGCTACGAGCTCAAGGGTAAGACGGCCGGCGTCATCGGCCTCGGCAAGGTCGGCGGCCGGGTAGCCACGCGGCTCAAGGCCTTCGAGTGCGACGTGCTCGCCTGCGATCCCTACATCGCCGTGAAGCGGGCCCATGACCTGGGGGTCAAGCTGGTCTCCCACGACGAGATTTACAAGAACTGCGACATCATCACCGTCCACACCCCTCTCACCGACGAGACTCGCAACATGATCGGCGAGCGTGAGCTGGCTATGATGAAGGACGGCGTCATCATCGTGAACGCCGCCCGGGGCGGCATCATCGAAGAGGCGGCCCTGCTGAAGTATCTGGAGTCGGGCAAGGTGGCCGGAGCCGCTGTGGACGTGTTCAGCGAGGAGCCCCCCAAGAGCGAGTATCTGAAGAAGCTCATCGGCCACGAGAGGGTCGTGGTGACGCCGCATCTGGGGGCAAATACCTTTGAGGCCCAGGTGAACGTGGCTGTGGACGTATCCCGCGAGATTCTCAACTACCTGGACGACCAGCCCCTGGAGAACGCCGTGAACATTCCGCGCTTCGACTTGGCACTCATGGACCAGATGCGGCCGTTCCTCAACCTCATGAACACCCTGTGCGAATTCGGCATTCAGTTGCTGGACGCCAATATCTCGAAGATCGTCTTCGGCTTCTCGGGCTCCATCGCCCACTACGACTGCACCCCGCTTACCGTCTGCGGCCTGGCGTCGATCCTTAACCGGATGGTCGACCAGGACGTGAACATGGTGAACGCTTCTCTCATCGCCGAAGGGATGGGCATTGTGGTGGAGGAGTCCAAGACGACTCATGCCGACGCCTTCTCCAACCTCATCACGATCGTGGTGGAAGGAGAGGGGGGCAAGCGCCGCACCATCTCGGGCACCCTTTTCGAGGGGCTGCCCCGCATCGTACGGCTGCGCGACTACTCCATGGACTTTGCGCCCGAGGAGCACATGCTGCTGCTCCACTACGCCGACCGGCCGGGTATGATCGGCAAGATCGGCACAATCATGGGACAACATGAGATCAATATTGCCTCCATGAACCTGGGACGCAGCGAAAAGAAAGGGGAAGCCATGGTCATCCTTTCCCTTGATTCGGCTGTACCTCCCCAAGTGCTTGAGGAGGTGCGCGCCGCAACCGACGCCACCTTCATCAAGGCCATTCACATGCCGGGTGCCCGGTGCAGCCGGAGCTGCGGCTGCACCGCCTGA
- a CDS encoding mannose-1-phosphate guanylyltransferase — protein MYVVILAGGSGTRFWPLSRKAHPKQLMSVFGGKSMLQRTVERVIPLNPKRILVVTNHLQADETRRQLEYLRGIRIDVIEEPMGRNTAPAISLAATLIARHDPEAVMAVLPADHYIADEDAFCAALQRGREPAMNGWLVTFGILPDRPETGYGYIEADRHLRGDGPYPVKRFVEKPDAATAAQYLAAGGFYWNSGMFMWRADVILDRIANHMPDLARAFAGIAFDADIWEPADLAPQIEAVYAMVSGQSIDYGVMEKADNVLVLPASFGWSDVGSWSALPGLIAPDGDGTVRLAGETVISVDSAGCVVRGEKLVALVGVRDLVVVDTPDALMVCARDGAQDVRKIVEELERRGLKQYL, from the coding sequence ATGTACGTCGTCATCCTCGCCGGCGGCTCCGGCACCCGTTTCTGGCCCCTGTCGCGCAAGGCCCACCCCAAACAGCTCATGTCGGTCTTTGGCGGGAAGTCCATGCTGCAACGGACCGTGGAGCGGGTAATCCCCCTCAATCCCAAGCGTATCCTGGTGGTCACCAACCATCTGCAGGCGGACGAAACCCGGCGCCAGCTGGAGTACCTGAGAGGAATACGCATCGATGTGATCGAGGAGCCCATGGGGCGCAATACGGCGCCGGCCATTTCTCTGGCCGCCACCCTCATCGCCCGCCACGATCCGGAAGCGGTCATGGCGGTGCTGCCGGCCGACCACTACATTGCCGACGAGGATGCCTTCTGTGCCGCTCTCCAGCGGGGGCGCGAGCCGGCCATGAACGGCTGGCTGGTCACCTTCGGCATCCTTCCGGACCGGCCCGAAACCGGCTACGGCTATATCGAGGCCGACCGGCACCTGCGGGGAGACGGTCCATACCCGGTCAAACGTTTCGTGGAAAAACCCGATGCGGCCACTGCGGCCCAGTACCTGGCCGCCGGCGGGTTCTACTGGAACAGCGGCATGTTCATGTGGCGCGCCGACGTGATCCTCGACCGGATCGCCAACCACATGCCCGATCTGGCCCGCGCCTTTGCCGGCATTGCCTTCGATGCCGACATCTGGGAACCGGCCGACCTCGCTCCCCAGATTGAGGCCGTCTACGCCATGGTTTCCGGCCAGTCCATCGACTACGGCGTCATGGAGAAGGCTGACAACGTGCTGGTGCTACCCGCCTCCTTCGGCTGGAGCGATGTGGGCAGCTGGAGCGCGCTGCCCGGCTTGATTGCCCCCGACGGCGACGGTACCGTCCGCCTCGCCGGCGAGACCGTCATCAGTGTTGACTCGGCTGGCTGTGTGGTGCGCGGTGAAAAACTCGTGGCACTGGTGGGCGTCAGAGACCTGGTTGTCGTCGACACCCCCGATGCCCTGATGGTCTGCGCCAGGGATGGGGCCCAGGATGTCAGGAAGATAGTGGAAGAACTGGAGCGTCGCGGGCTGAAGCAGTATCTCTGA
- a CDS encoding tRNA (cytidine(34)-2'-O)-methyltransferase, whose amino-acid sequence MTGHQPFHIVLVEPEIPPNTGNIARLCGATGTVLHLVGKLGFSTDDRYLKRAGLDYWSEVDIRYWESLDQLRQAWPDARFFYTSKKAARCYVDAGFREGDFIVFGKETVGLPEDLLRANEEHCVRIPIFGKVRSLNLSTAAGIVLYEALRQTGRLADRAGENGE is encoded by the coding sequence ATGACTGGACACCAGCCCTTTCACATTGTGCTCGTGGAGCCGGAAATCCCACCCAACACCGGCAACATTGCCCGCCTTTGCGGGGCCACCGGCACCGTACTCCACCTGGTCGGAAAACTTGGCTTTTCTACCGATGACCGGTACCTGAAGAGAGCCGGCCTCGACTACTGGAGCGAGGTGGATATCCGCTACTGGGAGAGCCTCGACCAACTGCGGCAGGCCTGGCCCGACGCGCGCTTCTTCTATACGAGCAAGAAGGCGGCGCGCTGTTACGTGGATGCCGGCTTTCGCGAGGGCGACTTCATCGTCTTCGGCAAGGAAACCGTTGGACTGCCCGAAGACCTGCTCCGGGCCAACGAGGAGCACTGCGTGAGGATACCGATCTTCGGCAAGGTGCGGAGCCTCAACCTCTCAACCGCCGCGGGGATCGTCCTGTACGAAGCCCTGCGCCAGACCGGACGCCTTGCCGACCGGGCGGGTGAAAACGGAGAGTGA
- the greB gene encoding transcription elongation factor GreB, protein MAGHSNYITPEGAKKLRTELTWLWKEERPRVTQGVADAAAEGDRSENAEYIYGKKRLREIDRRIRFLTQRLDALTVVDAPPPATDKVFFGAWVRLENEEGDEVVYRVVGPDETDAAKGHISLDSPMGKSLLGRREGDEVHVRRPAGEAVFTVLEVGYQPLD, encoded by the coding sequence ATGGCAGGTCATTCCAACTACATCACTCCCGAGGGGGCGAAAAAACTCCGGACCGAGCTGACCTGGCTCTGGAAGGAGGAGCGCCCCCGGGTCACCCAAGGTGTTGCCGATGCGGCCGCCGAGGGTGATCGATCTGAAAACGCCGAGTACATTTACGGTAAGAAGCGGCTGCGGGAGATCGACCGCCGCATCCGCTTCCTTACTCAGCGGCTCGATGCCCTCACGGTTGTTGACGCTCCGCCCCCTGCTACCGACAAGGTTTTTTTCGGTGCCTGGGTGCGGCTCGAAAACGAGGAGGGCGACGAGGTCGTCTACCGGGTTGTCGGCCCGGACGAGACCGATGCCGCCAAAGGGCACATCAGTCTCGACTCCCCCATGGGCAAGTCACTGCTCGGTCGCCGAGAGGGAGACGAGGTTCACGTCCGCCGTCCGGCTGGCGAAGCGGTCTTCACCGTACTCGAAGTCGGCTACCAGCCGCTGGATTAA
- a CDS encoding HD domain-containing protein, which yields MSADPFIITTLDEEGLASLKKWFLGYCRSFYTSREEDNRNIRLKEEHTEQVCAFMDILTLDLGLDPGERRLAGVVALLHDVGRFEQYRCYGTFRDSESENHGTLGVRVLTGEGVLDGLAPEERRMILGGVALHNVFRIPDAIDGPARRLLHLVRDADKLDIWRVFLEFYGLPPEEQASAVGLGFPDLPVCTPGVVETVMRGELVNLATLKTLSDFKLLQLSWVFDLNFAVSRRLVVERNYVEQMAATLPPGEDAARVVAFVREYLARSG from the coding sequence ATGTCCGCTGACCCCTTCATCATAACCACCTTGGACGAGGAGGGGCTTGCTTCCCTCAAAAAGTGGTTCCTCGGCTACTGCCGCTCCTTTTACACCTCACGCGAAGAAGACAACCGAAACATCCGCCTGAAAGAGGAGCACACGGAGCAGGTCTGCGCCTTCATGGATATCCTGACGCTTGACCTGGGGCTCGATCCGGGTGAACGGCGCCTGGCCGGGGTGGTTGCCCTGCTGCACGATGTGGGGCGGTTCGAACAGTACCGTTGCTATGGCACCTTCAGGGACAGCGAGTCGGAAAACCATGGGACCCTCGGCGTCCGCGTGCTGACGGGGGAGGGAGTGCTCGACGGCCTGGCGCCGGAGGAGCGGCGGATGATCCTCGGCGGCGTGGCGCTCCACAACGTGTTCCGGATTCCCGATGCCATTGACGGCCCGGCCCGCCGGCTGCTGCACCTGGTGCGCGACGCGGATAAACTGGATATCTGGCGGGTGTTCCTCGAATTCTACGGTCTGCCCCCGGAGGAACAGGCTTCGGCAGTGGGGCTGGGGTTTCCGGATCTGCCGGTCTGTACCCCCGGGGTGGTGGAAACGGTCATGCGGGGAGAACTGGTCAACCTGGCGACCCTGAAGACCCTGAGCGACTTCAAGCTCCTTCAACTTTCATGGGTATTCGACCTGAATTTCGCTGTGTCGCGGCGGCTGGTGGTGGAGCGAAACTACGTGGAACAGATGGCGGCGACCCTGCCTCCGGGAGAGGACGCAGCCCGGGTCGTGGCGTTCGTGCGGGAGTATCTGGCGCGGTCGGGCTAG